DNA from Deltaproteobacteria bacterium:
GTAAAAGCCTAGGTTTCGATTTACAGGCAGCCATTGGTCGAACTTTACGCTTAGGTGTACCACATGGATTTGCCATTGTTGTATTAAGACCTTCACTATCGCGCTATGTTGTAGACCCCGCCTGGGGTGAACCATTGACAGACTTGCGTGTTGCTTTTTTTGGCCCTGTTTGGGGGCAAGACCGTCAACTTGTTGGTCTTGAAGGTAGTGCAGATACTAATATATCTCCTGAAGCTATCGATTTACCGGAGATAACCGTGTCATGATTATTGTTCGCTATGCAATTTGCAGTGAGCGTCAAGGCAAACCCGTTACCCGTATGGTGGTTGAGTCACGTGTTGATGCTGATAATGCGCTAGAGCAAATTCGCGAACAAGATCGCGCCAATCCCGAAACTACTTATTGGATTGCCGAACTCGGCTCTGAATCTGAATCTTGGCGCTGGTTGGCACCTGAAGCGGAAGTAAAAGAGTGACATTTCAAAAAACCGTGTATTTAGTTTCTTTAGGCTGCGCCAAAAACCGCGTTGATAGCGAAGTAATGCTTGGTTATCTAGTTAATGATGGCTATGAGATAGTATCACACCCACAAGAAGCAACAGTTATAATTATTAATACTTGTGGGTTTATCGCATCAGCTAAACAAGAATCTATTGATACTATATTAGAAATGGCGCGTTATAAAACCGCTGGTAAAGCTAAGTATCTAATAGTTACAGGATGTCTAAGCCAACGTTACGCTAAAGAATTACAAAAAGAAATACCCGAGATAGATTACTTATTAGGCACAGGTAACTTTATAGAAATTGCTAAAGTACTTCGTAAAGATATAGTTAGAAAAAAAATATCTAAATTACCCCCTCCCGTATTTACACTTAACGCCAATACTCCAAGGTTGCGCACTTTAGCGCTGCATTATTCATATGTAAAAGTATCAGAAGGTTGTTCTAATAAATGTGCCTTTTGTGCAATTCCTTTTATTCGTGGAGCGCAATGTTCACGCACAGTGGCCGATGTTATGAGAGAAGTAGAGCAATTGCTAGCCTCAGATTGTGTCGAAATTAATTTACTGGCACAAAATCTTTGTGCTTATGGGCATGATTTAACTCCTAAACAGAACTTGGTACAATTGCTACATGCTTTAGATAAGCTTGGTAGTGAGCGCGAGCATTATTGGATCCGTTGTTTATATTTATATCCGCGCGGGCTTACAAAAGAGTTAATTGATACTATTGCCAGCAGCAAGCATGTGCTTAAATATATAGATATACCTCTGCAACATATTGCTGATCCAATACTTCGTCGCATGCATCGTGGCAAAGGTGGTGCTGCAACTTGGGACTTGATCCGTGTTTTGCGTAAAGCAATACCTGGTTTAGTTTTGCGTACTACATTCATTACTGGTCTGCCTTATGAAACTGCAGACGATTTTAAACAACTATGTGACTTTGTGCGCGAAATAAAATTCGAGCATATGGGAGTATTTACTTTTAGCCCTGAAGAAGGCACGGCTGCGGCAACCATGAAAGGGCAAGTGCCAGCAGAACTAGCTCTTAATCGTCGTGATAAATTAATGTCTATCCAGCAAAAAATATCTAAAGCACAGCAAAAGGCGATGTTGGGTAAAACTATCGAAGTATT
Protein-coding regions in this window:
- the rimO gene encoding 30S ribosomal protein S12 methylthiotransferase RimO; its protein translation is MTFQKTVYLVSLGCAKNRVDSEVMLGYLVNDGYEIVSHPQEATVIIINTCGFIASAKQESIDTILEMARYKTAGKAKYLIVTGCLSQRYAKELQKEIPEIDYLLGTGNFIEIAKVLRKDIVRKKISKLPPPVFTLNANTPRLRTLALHYSYVKVSEGCSNKCAFCAIPFIRGAQCSRTVADVMREVEQLLASDCVEINLLAQNLCAYGHDLTPKQNLVQLLHALDKLGSEREHYWIRCLYLYPRGLTKELIDTIASSKHVLKYIDIPLQHIADPILRRMHRGKGGAATWDLIRVLRKAIPGLVLRTTFITGLPYETADDFKQLCDFVREIKFEHMGVFTFSPEEGTAAATMKGQVPAELALNRRDKLMSIQQKISKAQQKAMLGKTIEVLVDGISDESDMLLQGRHQGQAPEVDGVTYITSGTAKPGDIVNIVVDQVGDYDVAGEIL